One genomic segment of Bradyrhizobium prioriisuperbiae includes these proteins:
- a CDS encoding DUF2274 domain-containing protein, with protein MKLSKLPDRAPVKFTIVVRPQLAARLQGYAEFYAETYGSREEVADLVPFMLESFMDGDADFRRLTRTKGDPSS; from the coding sequence ATGAAGCTGTCCAAACTGCCGGACCGAGCTCCCGTCAAGTTCACGATCGTTGTGCGGCCTCAGCTTGCGGCGCGGTTGCAGGGTTATGCGGAGTTTTATGCTGAGACTTATGGCAGCCGGGAGGAGGTCGCGGACCTCGTGCCGTTTATGCTTGAGTCGTTTATGGATGGCGACGCGGATTTTCGGCGACTAACACGGACAAAAGGTGATCCATCTTCATAA
- a CDS encoding fatty acyl-AMP ligase: MDTLTDMIDFYADTSPEARALVFLNNGEEVEASLTYRELRTRSMFLALTMRRYVSRNSRAVLLFPPGLDFIVAFFAALYAGIIAVPQPLQRRHLKKLEAVIWDSGASMVIGPESALARVQRELQMQRPMYWIPYPAPPPTQASDDALEPRMRSDIALLQYTSGTTGGSKGVILTHGNIMANQRHISDCFGHQAGLVGVSWLPAYHDMGLIGGILQPLFKGGVAVLMSPTAFLQKPVRWLAAISRFEAHSSGAPNFAYDICVDRISLEQEDCIDLRHWQVAFVGAESVRSETLERFAQRFARRGLSGGALYPCYGLAEATLFVTGAEKGHGPTIKSFDWGSVYGLRNETNERGERPLRLTSSGRITSHVHVTIIDPSSRCVLPERTLGEIKVDGPSVSPGYWSADADSGRNAYPHIDGALPRTVLTKDLGFVCDGELFVVGRSDDAIVFDGRNFYPQDFEVALSAFDELLNQSRAIVFATLLTGRPELVLAVELNAHCNSEPARLSDIIFDVRQAFADEMNVILSGVQVLPKAALPMTSSGKVKKLEYRRLFEMNACNPLAEWVSRGLRNKLDQGSGVNAPAHP; this comes from the coding sequence ATGGACACGTTGACGGACATGATCGACTTTTACGCCGACACCTCCCCTGAGGCGCGAGCTCTCGTCTTTCTCAACAATGGCGAAGAAGTCGAGGCTTCGCTGACCTACCGCGAATTGCGGACGCGCTCTATGTTTTTAGCCTTGACTATGCGACGTTATGTTTCACGAAATTCACGAGCCGTATTGCTGTTCCCGCCCGGGCTAGACTTCATCGTGGCGTTCTTCGCGGCCCTTTACGCTGGTATTATTGCTGTTCCTCAGCCGCTGCAGCGACGCCACCTCAAAAAGCTGGAAGCCGTGATCTGGGATAGCGGCGCGTCCATGGTGATTGGACCAGAGTCAGCGCTAGCCCGGGTCCAACGAGAGTTGCAGATGCAGCGCCCAATGTATTGGATTCCCTATCCGGCGCCCCCCCCAACACAGGCTTCGGATGATGCTCTTGAGCCCCGCATGCGCTCCGACATTGCTTTGTTGCAATACACGTCGGGTACGACCGGCGGGTCGAAGGGAGTAATTCTGACGCACGGCAATATCATGGCCAATCAACGCCACATCAGCGACTGCTTCGGTCACCAAGCCGGTCTCGTTGGTGTCAGTTGGTTGCCTGCTTATCACGATATGGGCTTGATCGGTGGAATCCTGCAGCCGCTATTTAAGGGAGGAGTTGCCGTCCTGATGTCGCCTACCGCATTCTTGCAAAAGCCGGTGCGGTGGCTAGCTGCCATTTCCAGATTTGAAGCGCATTCTTCGGGCGCCCCGAACTTTGCTTACGATATATGTGTAGACCGCATTTCTCTGGAGCAGGAAGATTGTATCGATCTCCGTCACTGGCAGGTGGCCTTTGTAGGCGCAGAGTCCGTGCGATCCGAGACGCTCGAGCGCTTCGCGCAACGATTCGCCCGTCGAGGACTAAGCGGCGGCGCTCTTTACCCCTGCTATGGCCTAGCCGAGGCAACCCTTTTCGTGACCGGCGCGGAAAAAGGGCATGGGCCTACTATCAAATCGTTTGATTGGGGAAGCGTTTATGGGCTTCGCAATGAGACAAACGAGAGGGGGGAGCGACCGCTCAGATTGACCAGTTCAGGTCGTATCACCAGTCACGTCCATGTCACCATAATTGATCCGTCTTCTCGTTGTGTTCTTCCAGAACGTACGCTCGGGGAGATCAAGGTCGATGGCCCTAGCGTATCGCCTGGGTATTGGAGTGCAGATGCAGACAGCGGAAGAAACGCATATCCTCACATAGATGGGGCTCTACCTCGCACGGTTCTAACGAAGGATCTTGGTTTCGTCTGCGACGGAGAATTATTCGTAGTCGGACGCAGCGATGACGCCATCGTCTTTGACGGCCGCAATTTCTATCCGCAGGATTTCGAGGTAGCGTTGTCGGCGTTCGACGAACTATTAAACCAGAGCCGGGCTATCGTATTTGCCACCCTGTTGACTGGGCGTCCAGAACTGGTACTTGCCGTAGAGCTAAACGCTCATTGCAACTCTGAGCCTGCTCGGCTGAGCGACATCATCTTCGACGTTCGCCAAGCCTTTGCAGACGAAATGAACGTCATATTAAGCGGCGTTCAGGTGCTTCCCAAGGCAGCGCTGCCGATGACGTCCAGTGGCAAAGTTAAAAAGCTCGAGTATCGGCGGCTTTTCGAGATGAATGCCTGCAATCCGCTTGCAGAATGGGTCTCGCGTGGTTTGCGAAATAAACTTGATCAAGGCTCTGGAGTCAATGCGCCCGCGCATCCCTAA
- a CDS encoding TrbI/VirB10 family protein — protein MTDDFGKVEPERLELRARPRAIRRLNRRALMLGCSIVALLVAGAAIVALRPGQIFKQGDRSELYNTDRKQTAEGLSKLPRSYEDVPKLGPPSPGDIGHAFVQSEKKVGTSEAPFRADPEEDAERAERIRQGRINQQAKESGLFVRLSEKQSQRKQPASAEKATVQASPFRPASADGGPSAAELAAKAAQGLTDRSSEIIPSSQARKLAFVSTKPDKETTNPHSLAAAPSPYSVMAGSIIPASLITGLNSDLPGATIAQVTENVYDTVTGEYLLIPQGTRLIGKYDSVVAYGQKRALVIWTRLILPDGNSIVIDNLPATDVAGYAGLEDEVDMHTWQLLKGIAMATLLGVGTQLSLGTDESDLVKALRESVQQTTNRAGQRLVEREMDVQPTITVRPGWPLRVIVSKDLVLKPYDAVQTAAKAR, from the coding sequence TTGCGCGCCCGGCCGCGGGCAATTCGCAGGCTGAACAGGCGTGCGTTAATGCTCGGTTGTTCGATTGTCGCACTATTGGTCGCGGGCGCCGCGATTGTGGCGCTCCGTCCAGGCCAAATCTTCAAGCAGGGTGATCGATCCGAGCTTTACAACACGGACCGTAAGCAAACCGCCGAAGGGCTGTCCAAACTTCCGAGATCCTATGAGGACGTGCCGAAGCTTGGGCCTCCGTCGCCGGGAGATATTGGCCACGCTTTCGTCCAAAGCGAAAAGAAGGTCGGGACGTCAGAGGCGCCATTCCGGGCGGACCCGGAGGAGGATGCCGAGCGGGCGGAGCGGATTCGGCAGGGCCGGATCAATCAGCAGGCCAAGGAGTCCGGCCTGTTTGTTCGCCTGTCGGAGAAGCAGAGCCAACGCAAGCAACCGGCGTCCGCGGAAAAGGCTACAGTTCAAGCCTCGCCGTTCCGGCCGGCTTCGGCGGACGGCGGTCCATCGGCGGCTGAGCTCGCGGCCAAGGCCGCTCAGGGCCTGACGGATCGCTCCAGCGAAATCATCCCGTCGTCGCAAGCGCGCAAGCTGGCGTTTGTCAGCACCAAGCCGGACAAGGAAACCACCAATCCGCACAGCCTCGCGGCCGCGCCGTCGCCATATTCGGTGATGGCGGGGTCGATCATCCCGGCGAGCCTGATCACTGGCCTGAATTCGGATCTGCCAGGTGCGACGATCGCTCAGGTGACCGAGAACGTCTACGACACCGTCACCGGCGAGTATCTTCTGATCCCGCAGGGGACGCGGCTGATCGGGAAATACGATAGCGTCGTTGCTTATGGTCAGAAGCGGGCGCTGGTGATCTGGACCCGGCTCATCCTGCCCGATGGAAATTCCATCGTCATCGATAACCTGCCGGCGACCGACGTCGCGGGTTATGCCGGCCTCGAGGACGAGGTTGATATGCACACCTGGCAATTGCTGAAGGGGATCGCGATGGCGACGCTGCTGGGGGTAGGGACGCAGCTTTCGCTCGGGACAGATGAAAGTGATCTGGTGAAGGCCCTACGGGAGAGCGTTCAGCAGACCACCAATCGGGCGGGACAGCGACTTGTCGAGCGCGAGATGGACGTCCAGCCGACGATCACGGTTCGGCCTGGTTGGCCGCTGCGGGTGATTGTTTCAAAGGATCTGGTGCTGAAGCCGTACGACGCGGTGCAGACCGCCGCCAAAGCAAGGTGA
- a CDS encoding cytochrome P450, which translates to MTLFDRHFLHDPYPEYALLRDTKPVMQLGSLSGKIWFVTRYEHVREVLESDSYAEYDLPAIIEAKVDRTSGRDNGELGKRLSNWLFFMSPPKHAIMKRSLAPLYALRNLDLARNAVWSYARRIVCKSTLEGPCDTIRQLASPLPVVATSTLLGISINDREHIANLASQVLRVFEPLQRMSIYESVQGGLNGLDVALSSLSHAEESLRTLARRAEASASLANLPSDELRALVIMLFAAGQDTISASIGNAVFTLAASPEYFRCLRKHPDIIPNAARELIRFDPPVQIVARVANSDQDLGGAFIRVGERVCVALGSANRDERHVPDAGTLNLERSGLAHVSFGLARHYCLGAQLALTVLEAFLTALVECASSIQFAGPYRRRSSYVFRGFAELPIKFAP; encoded by the coding sequence ATGACTCTGTTCGATAGACATTTCTTGCATGATCCGTACCCAGAGTACGCACTTTTGCGCGACACAAAACCGGTAATGCAGCTAGGTTCGCTCAGCGGAAAGATTTGGTTCGTGACGCGATACGAGCATGTGCGGGAGGTACTCGAAAGCGACTCTTACGCTGAATACGACCTGCCAGCGATTATAGAGGCCAAGGTTGATCGCACGTCGGGCCGCGACAACGGTGAACTTGGCAAACGGCTTAGTAACTGGCTTTTCTTTATGTCACCTCCAAAGCATGCGATCATGAAGCGTTCTTTGGCTCCGCTTTATGCCTTGAGAAATCTTGATCTCGCGCGGAATGCGGTCTGGTCGTATGCGCGAAGAATAGTGTGCAAGAGCACGCTAGAAGGCCCATGTGACACGATCCGTCAACTAGCGTCGCCGCTGCCGGTGGTTGCTACATCCACTCTTCTAGGCATATCGATCAACGATCGTGAGCACATCGCAAATCTTGCGTCCCAAGTACTAAGAGTGTTTGAACCACTTCAGCGCATGAGCATCTATGAAAGCGTTCAGGGCGGCTTAAACGGCCTTGACGTCGCGTTGTCATCACTTTCTCACGCTGAGGAGAGCCTGCGTACACTGGCCCGCCGAGCGGAGGCTAGCGCTTCACTTGCCAACTTGCCATCCGACGAGCTGCGTGCACTAGTCATAATGTTATTCGCTGCTGGACAAGACACCATATCCGCATCAATCGGAAACGCTGTATTCACTCTTGCAGCATCTCCCGAGTACTTCCGTTGCCTTCGGAAACACCCTGACATCATACCAAATGCAGCGCGGGAGCTAATTCGATTCGATCCTCCAGTGCAAATTGTCGCTAGGGTGGCGAACAGCGATCAGGATCTGGGGGGGGCGTTCATACGAGTTGGCGAGCGTGTTTGCGTCGCACTCGGATCCGCCAATCGAGACGAGCGTCACGTTCCAGATGCAGGCACTTTGAATCTTGAACGCAGCGGCCTTGCTCACGTGTCGTTCGGACTTGCTAGGCACTACTGTCTCGGCGCGCAACTCGCTTTAACGGTCCTTGAGGCCTTTCTTACCGCCCTTGTAGAGTGCGCAAGCAGCATCCAGTTTGCCGGACCCTACCGCCGGCGCAGCAGCTACGTGTTCCGCGGGTTTGCAGAACTGCCAATTAAGTTTGCTCCATGA
- a CDS encoding helix-turn-helix transcriptional regulator → MRLQDRVGQNIQDLRRAKKLSQEELAHLANVHQTYLSGVETGKRNASVAVLERIAAALRVDAEELFRRRRRV, encoded by the coding sequence ATGCGTTTGCAGGACCGAGTCGGACAAAACATTCAGGACTTGCGCCGAGCAAAGAAGCTCAGCCAAGAGGAGCTTGCCCATCTTGCCAATGTTCATCAGACCTACCTGAGCGGCGTCGAGACCGGAAAGAGAAATGCTTCCGTGGCCGTTCTCGAGCGGATAGCTGCAGCGCTTAGGGTTGACGCCGAAGAGCTGTTTCGTCGCAGGCGTCGTGTTTAG
- a CDS encoding DUF3892 domain-containing protein translates to MSDVQITCINKQPRNDPHEGITHLGNSTGKWTRQQVVEWIELRSHTFFTYVGGKRADIGVVDGPNGKYLRTYADGYWNDNLLALPECR, encoded by the coding sequence ATGTCAGACGTTCAGATCACCTGCATCAACAAGCAACCGCGCAACGACCCGCATGAGGGTATCACTCATCTTGGAAATTCGACCGGAAAGTGGACACGTCAGCAAGTCGTCGAATGGATTGAACTTAGGTCGCATACGTTCTTTACGTATGTCGGCGGAAAGAGAGCCGACATTGGCGTCGTTGATGGTCCGAACGGGAAGTACCTACGGACCTACGCAGATGGCTATTGGAACGACAATCTGTTGGCTTTGCCAGAGTGTCGGTAA
- a CDS encoding GFA family protein, whose translation MPTFRGSCLCGEVAFEVDGPFDRFLNCHCSRCRKATGTAHSCEVIVKTAAFRWLRGEASVVRFDLPQARSFATAFCKNCGSPMPHLTRSGREAIVHAGGFDEPLGAAPEQHAHWSSRADWYVHGDGLHVEE comes from the coding sequence ATGCCGACATTTCGGGGAAGCTGCCTGTGTGGAGAGGTGGCGTTTGAGGTTGATGGACCATTTGATCGCTTCCTAAACTGCCATTGTTCGCGTTGCCGGAAAGCAACAGGGACGGCTCACTCTTGCGAGGTAATTGTCAAAACGGCGGCGTTTCGATGGCTTCGGGGGGAGGCGTCTGTTGTGCGTTTCGACCTGCCGCAAGCCCGAAGCTTTGCAACGGCGTTCTGCAAGAACTGCGGAAGCCCAATGCCGCATCTGACACGCAGCGGCCGTGAGGCGATCGTTCATGCAGGGGGATTCGATGAACCGCTTGGCGCTGCTCCCGAGCAACATGCTCATTGGTCATCGCGAGCTGATTGGTATGTTCATGGAGATGGGCTCCATGTGGAGGAATAA
- a CDS encoding IS3 family transposase (programmed frameshift): MKRSRFTEEQIIGILKEHEAGVSVADLCRKHGVSDASIYKWKARFGGMEVSEAKRLRMLEDENTRLKRLLADAMLDNVALKDLFGKEVVTPAAERKAVAHLVDAHGMSERRACKAIGCCRMTMRYRSTRTDDAGLRQRMKVIAHERRRFGYRRLHVLLKREGYAINHKKLFRLYREERLAVRRRGGRKRAIGTRAPMLVPIAPNERWSLDFVSDQLTDGRRFRILTVVDDCTRECLALVADTSLSGVRVARELDRLIVERGKPKMVVSDNGSELTSNAILTWADQSRVAWHYIAPGKPMQNAFIESFNGRLRDELLNETLFTSLAQARVILECWRADYNDARPHSQLGWRTPSEFAFTFHPRRDLTLRYIDGSAPAPVASTAHTGKPNSQSELRVG; encoded by the exons ATGAAGCGCAGCCGTTTTACGGAAGAGCAGATCATCGGGATTTTGAAGGAGCACGAGGCCGGCGTCTCGGTTGCGGATTTATGCCGCAAGCATGGCGTCAGTGACGCCAGCATCTACAAGTGGAAGGCGAGGTTTGGCGGGATGGAGGTCTCGGAGGCCAAGCGGCTGAGGATGCTGGAGGATGAGAACACGCGGCTGAAGCGGTTGCTGGCCGACGCCATGCTGGACAATGTGGCCCTGAAGGACCTTT TTGGGAAAGAAGTGGTGACGCCCGCGGCCGAGCGGAAAGCTGTCGCCCATCTCGTGGATGCCCACGGAATGAGCGAACGGCGGGCGTGTAAAGCCATCGGCTGCTGCCGTATGACCATGAGATACCGTTCGACCCGAACGGACGATGCGGGCCTTCGCCAGCGCATGAAGGTGATCGCCCATGAACGCCGCCGCTTCGGCTATCGGCGCCTGCATGTCCTGCTCAAGCGGGAAGGCTATGCGATCAATCACAAGAAGCTGTTTCGGCTCTACCGGGAGGAGAGGCTTGCGGTGCGCCGCCGTGGCGGCCGCAAGCGGGCGATCGGGACCAGAGCACCGATGCTGGTGCCGATAGCGCCGAACGAACGCTGGTCGCTCGACTTCGTGTCGGATCAACTCACCGACGGCCGTCGCTTCCGCATCCTGACCGTCGTGGACGACTGCACGCGCGAATGCCTGGCGCTGGTGGCCGACACCTCACTCTCCGGCGTCCGTGTGGCGCGGGAACTGGACCGCCTGATAGTCGAGCGCGGCAAGCCGAAGATGGTGGTCAGCGATAATGGCAGCGAATTGACCAGCAACGCCATCCTGACCTGGGCTGACCAGAGCCGCGTCGCATGGCACTACATCGCGCCGGGCAAACCCATGCAGAATGCCTTCATTGAGAGCTTCAATGGGCGCCTGAGGGATGAATTGCTGAACGAGACGCTGTTCACGTCGCTTGCCCAGGCTCGCGTCATTCTCGAATGCTGGCGGGCCGACTACAACGACGCTCGACCACACTCGCAACTTGGATGGAGGACGCCTTCCGAGTTCGCCTTCACCTTCCACCCGCGCCGGGATCTGACGCTGCGCTATATCGATGGCTCCGCGCCAGCTCCCGTCGCTTCCACCGCCCACACGGGCAAACCCAACAGCCAGAGCGAACTCAGAGTTGGATAA